The Bradyrhizobium sp. CCBAU 051011 DNA segment GTGACCGAACAAATCGAGAAAATCGCTGCCCGTGTCGGAGCAGGCGCCGTGATTGCCGGCGCCTATGGCCACTCGCGCTTCCGCGAATGGGTGCTCAGCGGCGTTACACGCCACCTTGCAACTGAATCGCGTCGCTGCGCGTTCCTGTCCCGTTAACGATTTACGATGGCGAGGAACCCCGTGCATAGATTTCTCGAAGCGACCGCCGGGCAATACATGACGCGCCAGGTGAAGACGGTTACCCGCGACACCACCATGCGCGAGCTGCACAAGATGTTCGAGGCCGAAATTTCAACTGCTACCCGGTGCGCGAAGGCCATGACATCGTCGGCGTCGTGAGCAACTTCGATTTCCTGAAATGCTTTGCCTTCAACCCCGGCCGCATGGTTCCGGCCAATGATGACCTGCTGTCGCGCATGGTGACGGATGTGATGACGCCGGAGTTCATCTATGTCGATCCAGCCACGAAACTGACCCGCGTCCTGCAGCTGATGGTGGACCATCGGATGAAGAGCCTCCCGGTGCTGGATGCCAAACAGCGGCTGGCCGGGATCATCGCGCGGGAGGACATCATGTGCGCATTGACCGAGAGCGCGCGCGGATAACGCGTGCTGGAAGTGCCGGTGCTGGCCTAACTGGCTTTTGCCATCTCGACGTCTTCGGGGGACTCCAGATACATCCCCGACATGGTGTCGACCCAGCACAGATGGTCGTGAACCTTCCTCACACCTGCGACGTTTTCTGCAGCTACCATGGCCGCTTGCCGCGAACTCTCGTCGGTGATCACGCCGCTAAGATGGACGATGCCGTCGCGTACGATGACATTGAGCCCGAACGGGCTCCAGTCGATCTTCTCGATCGCGGCGATGATGCGGCTGCGAATATGGTCGTCGTCGGCGGTCGGATCGGGGATTTCGTGGACGAGACTTGCAACCGCTTGCAGCAGATTGGCGCGCGAGACGATCCCGACGAGTTTGTCGCCGCGCAGTACCGGTAGCCGCTTAACGCCGTTGGTCTCCATCGACGTCACGATCTGTTCGAGCGTTGCGTCTTCGGCCACGGTGACCGGATCCGTGGTCATGACCTCCGAAACCTTGCGGCCATGTTCATGAACGTAGTCGGTTGCAGTGACGCCGGCGCCGAGCAGGAATTTGAGCCAGCGGCCGCGCCTGCGCTGTGTGCCGATTTCGCTGCGGCGAATGAAATCGCCCTCCGAGACGATGCCGACCAGCTTGCCGGCCGCATCGACCACCGGAAGCCCACTGACATGATGTCGCAGCATGGTGTTAGCGGCTTCGAGGATGGTGGCGTCTGGTGCGACCGTAGCCACGGAACGTGTCATGATCTGATGGGCGCGCATGGCGGTCTCCTATTTTGTGCCCTGAAGGAGCGACGGAGCGCTGCGGGCTGGTGCAGCGCTCCGACTGTTTCGCTCACGCGGCCGACTTGATCTCGATCTGCTTGGTGTGCTTCGGCGCCGGCTTCGGCACGGTGACCTTCAGCACGCCGTTGGCGATCTCGGCCGAAATGTCCTCGACCTTGACGCCGGTGGGGAGTTCAACCGAACGCGAAAACGAGCCATAGCTGCGCTCGACGAGATGATAGTCCTTGTTCTTCTCCTCGCGCTCGTTCTTCTTCTCGCCGCGGATGGTGAGGAGATTGTCGGCAACGTTGAGCTCGACATCCTTCTTCTCCAATCCCGGGAGTTCGGCGGTAATTTCGATCACCTTGTCGGTCTCGCTGATGTCCATGCTCGGCATCGTCGTGGTGGTGAAGCCGGGAATATTGCGCGTAACGCCCTCGAACAGCCGGTCGATTTCCTGCTGCAGCAGTGAGAACGGGTTGGTTTCGCGCCGGGTGACGGCACCCTGGGTTCCAACCGGGATCACGGATTTGGTATTCATGTGTACCTCCTAGTTAAAGCCGTACTGGCAAACGCATGGTAGAGGGAGGCAGACCGTGGCCCTTTGACGGGGATCAAACTTCGGCCGGGTCGTCGCAGGTAGATTGGGCAGGCTTGCGTTAGGATGAACAAACGATATGTACGCCATGGTCCTGTCGGCGCCCGGCGCGCCGCTTCGGTTTGAGCCGCGGGAAGATCCGGTGCCGGGGTACGGCGAGGTGCGCGTCAAGGTGAGTGCCTGCGGCGTGTGCCGGACCGATCTGCATGTCGCCGATGGCGAATTGCCCGGCATTGCCTATCCCATCGTTCTCGGCCACGAAGTCGTCGGCCGGGTGGAAGCACTCGGTGCTGGCGTTACATCCCTGAAAATTGGTGAACGTGTCGGCGTTCCCTGGCTCGGCTATACCTGCGGCGAATGTTCCTATTGCCGGGGCGGCCGCGAAAATCTCTGCGACCGCCCGCGCTTCACGGGCTACACGCGCGACGGCGGCTTTGCCACGCATCTGGTCGCCGATGCCCGCTACTGCTTTCCGCTTGGCGAGGCCGGCGACGATGTCGCCATCGCGCCCCTGCTGTGCGCGGGCCTGATCGGCTGGCGTTCGCTGGTGATGGCGGGCGATGGAAAGCATCTCGGCATCTTTGGCTTCGGTGCAGCCGGGCATATCATCGCGCAGGTGGCCCGCTGGCAGGGGCGTTCGGTCTATGCGTTCACACGCGCGGGCGATGTCGAGGCGCAGCGTCTTGCAAAATCGCTTGGCGCAGAATGGGCCGGGTCATCCGAGGATCGGCCGCCGCTGCTACTCGACGCCGCGATTATTTTCGCGCCCGTGGGCGATCTCGTTCCGTTGGCGCTCCGCGCCGTGCGCAAAGGCGGGCGCGTGGTGTGCGCGGGCATTCACATGTCGGACATTCCCTCGTTCCCTTACAATATCCTCTGGGAAGAACGGCAGCTACTTTCGGTCGCCAACCTGACGCGAGGCGATGGCATCGAGTTTTTTAAAGTCGCAGCGCAAGCAGGCATCAGGACGCACACCAGCGTGTTTCGGTTGCGGGAGGCAAATGAAGTTCTTTCGAAGTTGCGCGCCGGGCAGATTACCGGCGCTGCCGTGCTGCATCCATGACCGAACAGCCGCCGATCGGTGCAGCCGAAGCGGCCGAAGTCGATCAGCCGCGTGCTCGATTTCCTCGATGGCTCAGCTTTAGTGCGGCAAAGACCGGCAAGCGCATCGACACCCATGCCCTTATGGCTTTCTCGGCCACGACCGGGCATTGGAGATCAAGCGCCGCCGCCATTCGCGGGCGCTGCCGGACGAAATTCCCCGGGTTTGATGTGCATCAACTTCGACCGTACACGCGTCGGTTACGCTGCATGCAGAAACCGAGGGCCGAGCGTCCTCGCGAATGTTTGGGAGAACGCGCGATGTTCAGGAACATTCTGGTTCATATTCCCTCGGAGCGTCCGGTCAGGCCGGTGATTGAGGTTGCCGTCGCACTGACAATGGCGCGTCGGTCGCATCTCGATGCGGTGGCCATCGGCTATGAATCGACGGGCACCGTCGGAATGCTGGTGGGAGGCGGTGGAGCCGCCATTGCTGCCGTAGTGGGGGCCGAACAGGAGCGTGCCCAGGAAAGGGCCGACGCGGCGATTTCCGTGTTCGAGGTCGAGGCCAAGCTGGCGGAAATTGCCTACGGCGTCAGGAGCTTAGCGGCGATCCCGGCCGAAGCCGGAGAAACCATCGGAGCGCTTGCGCGGCTTTACGACATGACAATCGTGCTCCAGCCCGACTCGTCGAAATTTAGCTACGACAATGACATTCCGCAGGAGATTTTGTTTAATTCCGGCGGACCGATGTTGATGGTTCCCTACATCCACAAGGGACCGCTCGACACGCACCACGTCGGGATTGCCTGGGACGGCAGCCGTCTCGCCGCTCGAGCCTTGCGCGATGCGATGCCGTTTCTGATGGGCGCGAAAGCCGTAACCGTGATTGCGGTTAATGAGGAAGCGAGCGAGGCGTCCTCGGACCAACTCGTTGTCCATTTGGCCCGGCGCGGCATCGCAGTGAGGGTCCAGCGGCTGGCCACGGAACGCAGCGATGTTCAGGGAGGCATTCTATCGATCGCGGCCGAAAGCAATATGGGCCTGCTGGTGATGGGCGGATACGGCCACTCGCGATTGCAGGAGCGAATTCTTGGCGGCGTCACACGGGGCATATTCGAGTCGATGACCGTGCCGGTGCTGATGTCGCACTGATCCTTCTTCAAAGAGATAAAGACATGACCGTACACAGCCACGCCGTCGTCTGAGTCGATCGCCGCGTCGCCAAGGTTTTTTTACCTGGGCCTGGAGGGTGTCGACGAGCGGACGATTCCTGCCCACCTGGCAACGCCGCATCTGCATCACAAAGGCCAATACCATCGGCTCCGGCAAGGTCGAGGGCGATCCGACCTTCTTTCCACGCATCGATGAGGCGCTGGAACGTTGCGAGCGGTCCTTATCATGGGGCCCGGAAACGAGAAGACGCTGCCGCTGAAGCATCTGAAGGAAAGCCGTCGTGCCCCGGGGATCTCGACTTTCGCGCCGAGCCCTGCGATCACCCGACCGACCGCGAAATCGTCGCGCTCGGATGCTGTCACTTTCCATCTCGGCGAGCCGGTGCGTTGAAATCGGGCACGGGGCCAACCGGCCGCTACCCGCCAGTTTGATGCATCTCAATGGCCGCCCGATGCCTGTCGGTATCGTTTCCCCAGAACCCAGAACCCAGAAATCGGAGGTAGATTGTCATGGCAGAGCTGCCTGAACGGGCCGTATCCGGCTCCTCCCAATCAGCTGCCGATGGGGAGGCCGAAGCCTCCAAATTGAACCAGAGTGCACTGGAGTTCATGTTCGGCGCGCAAAGGATTATGTTTGAGGAATTCGTTTTCTTCACCGACGAGGTGCTGGAGCGAACTCGTAC contains these protein-coding regions:
- a CDS encoding Hsp20/alpha crystallin family protein — encoded protein: MNTKSVIPVGTQGAVTRRETNPFSLLQQEIDRLFEGVTRNIPGFTTTTMPSMDISETDKVIEITAELPGLEKKDVELNVADNLLTIRGEKKNEREEKNKDYHLVERSYGSFSRSVELPTGVKVEDISAEIANGVLKVTVPKPAPKHTKQIEIKSAA
- a CDS encoding universal stress protein — encoded protein: MTEQPPIGAAEAAEVDQPRARFPRWLSFSAAKTGKRIDTHALMAFSATTGHWRSSAAAIRGRCRTKFPGFDVHQLRPYTRRLRCMQKPRAERPRECLGERAMFRNILVHIPSERPVRPVIEVAVALTMARRSHLDAVAIGYESTGTVGMLVGGGGAAIAAVVGAEQERAQERADAAISVFEVEAKLAEIAYGVRSLAAIPAEAGETIGALARLYDMTIVLQPDSSKFSYDNDIPQEILFNSGGPMLMVPYIHKGPLDTHHVGIAWDGSRLAARALRDAMPFLMGAKAVTVIAVNEEASEASSDQLVVHLARRGIAVRVQRLATERSDVQGGILSIAAESNMGLLVMGGYGHSRLQERILGGVTRGIFESMTVPVLMSH
- a CDS encoding CBS domain-containing protein, which codes for MRAHQIMTRSVATVAPDATILEAANTMLRHHVSGLPVVDAAGKLVGIVSEGDFIRRSEIGTQRRRGRWLKFLLGAGVTATDYVHEHGRKVSEVMTTDPVTVAEDATLEQIVTSMETNGVKRLPVLRGDKLVGIVSRANLLQAVASLVHEIPDPTADDDHIRSRIIAAIEKIDWSPFGLNVIVRDGIVHLSGVITDESSRQAAMVAAENVAGVRKVHDHLCWVDTMSGMYLESPEDVEMAKAS
- a CDS encoding zinc-dependent alcohol dehydrogenase family protein yields the protein MYAMVLSAPGAPLRFEPREDPVPGYGEVRVKVSACGVCRTDLHVADGELPGIAYPIVLGHEVVGRVEALGAGVTSLKIGERVGVPWLGYTCGECSYCRGGRENLCDRPRFTGYTRDGGFATHLVADARYCFPLGEAGDDVAIAPLLCAGLIGWRSLVMAGDGKHLGIFGFGAAGHIIAQVARWQGRSVYAFTRAGDVEAQRLAKSLGAEWAGSSEDRPPLLLDAAIIFAPVGDLVPLALRAVRKGGRVVCAGIHMSDIPSFPYNILWEERQLLSVANLTRGDGIEFFKVAAQAGIRTHTSVFRLREANEVLSKLRAGQITGAAVLHP